In Papaver somniferum cultivar HN1 chromosome 9, ASM357369v1, whole genome shotgun sequence, the genomic stretch TTCTGCATGTATTTTTTCACTATCTTTCTGCGCCCTGTGACAACGTACGACAAAAATCTAACTCTCTTTTTTCTAGTTTCGGAGAATATTGATTGTAGCTGTTATTTTATTTACTCCATATCTGGTTTTGACACCACGTGTGCGACAATGTCTAGTTGATTTATTATCTATAATAACTTAAGATGTAAACCGTTAGGCGTTTAAATCATTGCCATAATCACTTATATCTGGTAAATCTATGGTTCCGGCAAAGTTGCGAAAGATTTGGACTTATTGTCTGAGTTTTCATCCTCAGTGAACATATTAAAACACGTAGCAAGTGTACCCTGCAGATAAAAGGACATTTCAAGGGCGGTTAAACCGAAGTAAAAGGCACTTATATATAGAAGTCCATGTTTTATATGGGAAAATATCTTTTAAGGATGTTAGAATATATCGCAAGTGCTATAAAAGTTAAAGCAGCTTTAAATGCATCTTCAGGGGTTCGACTAAGCGGCTCTGCATAACAAAGCAGGGACAAATATTTACATGATTAAAATTACTTTACGAGTTGAAAACGAGAACATAAATGTGCCATGGCCAAGTAATCTTTCTCTTGTCATGGAAGTTAAGATGTTAATTCTCACAACCTCTTTATTGTTGCACCAAATTATTACCTATCTATGGCAGAAGGAGATCTTTCAAGAGTTTGTGATTTGTCCAAATTGCTTAAAACAGTATAATCTTTGTGCACTATATCCAATTTTCATTAACATTTTCTGCTTGAGTTATTCATGATTCGAACACATATCGTGTTCCTACGTTTGACCAAATTTTCGAAAGATCTTTCACTTGTTGAGCTGAACAATACACTATATAACACAGACCTGATTTTTGCCCGAACAGCTAATTTACTAGATACAGATCACTGAGATCAGACGTTGAATCGTCTCCAAATTCATCAATATTCTAGTATTTATAAACTTATATCCGTTTTCATGCATCTGGATATGAAGAACTCTTCCAGCTGAATCTTGTTGTTGGTCTTCTTCAAGTTAATCATAGTAAATGTTTCTTCTTGCAGGCAGTTGAGAGGTGGATTGTTGATAGGGCAGTTTTGCCAATAGAGAATTCTCTAGGGGGGAGTATCCATCGGAATTATGATCTCTTACTTCGACACAACTTACACATTGTTGGGGAAGTTAGACTTTCAATAAGGCATTGTTTACTGGCTAATTATGGCGTTGAAATAGGAAATCTGAGCAGAGTTCTTAGCCATCCACAAGTAGGCCTACGTTCCAATATCTTTTGTTAGTATATAGTGATATGATACATGTTCATGGTCTCCAAATTCTCACTGATATTTCAGGCTCTTGCtcaatgtgagaacacactaacAAAGTTGGGAGTGGCCAGGGAAGCTGTGGATGATACTGCTGGTGCTGCACAAGTAGGTTTAAATTGTGATACTGTGCCCCTATCTGGTTCAGTGTCTTGGATGCGAATCACACGTGGAACACCATCCATGTTTGTTTGGACCTTACTGATTGTTATTTTTCGTTTTTAGTTTGTTGCTGCTAATAAATTTCGGGATGTGGGCGCAGTCGCTAGTGAAGGCGCTGCAAAAATATACGGTCTAAATATCCTTAGGGAGAATATTCAGGtaatttctttttattctttgcgTGCTGTTGATAGTTTCGTCAAGTTATTGACCCATTCTGCTACAATCTCCATGTAGGATGATACAGATAATATTACTAGGTTTCTGATGCTGGCGAGAGAACCTATTATACCTGGTACTGATAGGCCTTTCAAGGTAAGCTATCTACAGACTGACTGACCAACACCAAAAATTTATCGATTAAATTTTTCTCAATTTGCATCATCTATCTAGGTTCGGTACGTTGTTTCTGCATCTGAGACCCTATAGTCTAGCATATTCATCAACTCTGTTGACACTAtatcttatttttatttcctcagaCTAGTATTGTTTTCTCTCTAGAGGAAGGTCCTGGCATGCTTTTCAAAGCACTTGCTGTTTTTGCAATGCGTCAAATCAACCTTACAAAGGTACACAGAATCAACTGTGCTTTCCTAATCTGGTTTGACTTTACAAATGTGGCCTAAGATGTGtatctttgttttcttttattataCATTTTAATATGTTTTGGCCTTTCCAGATTGAAAGCCGTCCGCAGCGTAAACGGCCCATGCGCACTTCTGATGACAACAGTAACGGATCCCAAAAGTAATTCCAAAGTTCCCATTTTGTAATGTACAGTTACTGGATGGATGGAATTTTTCTTGCCATAGACACGAACACAGAACAGACAATTTGTCTATAAATGCGCTCCTTTGTTCAACCATTGTTTTCTTACTCCATTCTTGTACAGGTACTTTGACTATCTTTTCTACGTGGATTTTGAAGCATCAATGGCCGATCCCAACTCTCAAAACGCCCTTGGGCATCTAAAGGTATTGTTTCCTCATCAATAACTTAGGTTTTGGCGGGAGAGTTTGCTGGAACATTGATGTAAGATTTTCATTTGTAGGAGTTTGCAACATTTCTGAGAGTGCTAGGAAGCTACCCGACAGACACCGGTACACTCTGAATGAGTATGAGGTATGTGATGTTCAACCAGTGTGTACAatagttttgtttttttattcttCCTATTTCCTTTATTTGTAGAATTATTCGTTAGATGTTTgagggttgttgttttttgacaTTTCTTCTTGATTGCAGAGATAGGCATAATGGAGTAGAAGGAACATCTACTAGAGCGCGACGGAAGTCTGCTGAAATTTTGAGGCGTAGAAGGTATATATAACATATATGGGTACGAAGATTAAGCATACAAGGGGTTCCAATACCAGAGTAAAGATCATGGGGAAGTTTGTAGTAATTTGAAGGATTTTGGCACAATAAGTTTGTTTTACCTTTTTTCCTTTGAGAATATCGATTTAGAATCTTGGATCAGTCAAATTTATTTTAgcaaaaaatgaataaaaatgtGCTTTGTTTGGATCACATGAACAGTTGTTGCCCCAGATGGACTATAGAGCTAAGTCTCATGGAAAATTTCTGAGAAGTGTCTCGCTTCTCTTTTCCATTAACCGCTTTTGGACTAAATCCCAGTTTTCTTCCTAAAGAGAGAAATGAAATCTCTCCCAAGTCCATTTCCTTCCCCCACACAAGACTTGCGCATTTTCCCAAAACTGACCGAGATTGTACAAGGAACTTTGTATTTGGATACAGGACTAACTGTTGATTAGAGTTGACAGCCAATACCTTCTCAGAAAGAGCAAATGACattttagaaacccatcctaagAAATTACAAAATTCAACCCTGAACCATAATAATTtggaaaaacctgatttattacTACAAAAACTAAATATGTTACAGAGCAAAAATGGTCTTTCTCAACTCAATTTACCCCTTGTCTCATAGAACTTGTACATGACTTGCAAGAAATGGTTCCGAGTCCACCTACTTCTGGAACTGAGAACCTACCAGAGAAGTGAACTCGAACATCTCGTGGTAAGGGAAGTCGGTTCTCAAACATCTTATGGAACGGGAAGACCGACAATTTCTCTGCAACGGACTCTAACCTGCATGTCAGAAAGCAGCATTATTAGATGAAATTCGAATACCCATTtcaagtaaaaaaataaaatgtaatCACTGCATCTGGGGTGTGACCAAAGAGATCCACAATGGTTAATCAAAATGAATTTAACTAGCCAAGATAACAACAAACTGAACATCATCGTATTAAATGATAACCATGGAATATTATCTCTTCCATGTGAGCCATGAACACACACTACGTTGACATGGGCAGCAGAGAATACTAATTTACTCGAAATAAAAGCAAGTTACAGATTTAGAATAGAAAGAAAAGTGAAAAACAAGAGTACCTAAATATTCCGTACGGGTATATAAAACTTGAGCTATCAAGTCGTGTTCCCTTCCAACAACTCTACATCATGACTGCCTTGCATCGTGTCACACAGAGGTGCTTCTTCCAATACGTCATGACTACTTTGCATTGCATCAAAGAAAGGTGCTTCTTCCAATACGCCATGACTACTTTGTGTTGCGTCACAGAAAGTTGCTTCTTCCAATACGTCATGACTACTTTGTGTTGCGTCACAAAAAGGTGCTTCTTCCAACACTTTAACGTTATCACTACCTGGTGTCGTGTCACAAAGAGATGCTTCTTCCAACAATTTTATGTTATCACCACCTTGTGTTGTGTCACAAAGAGATGCTTCTTCCAGTAATGTCAGAAAATCACTACCTTTTGTTGAGTCACAAACAGGTACTTTAGATGGGGGCAGCGGAAAGCAACTTAGCTCGTAGCTGACAACTGCTGGTCCAAAAATGCTAAATTTCCCAGCACTACTAAGAGCTACTTCCGCATCATTGTACGCCTTGAAAACCACTATGGCACTGTTGGAGTCCTTCACTACTTGTGTTTCCGATTCCTTCAGAGGCCCAAAACGACGAAATGTCTTATTCAGATTTGTCGCTGAAGGGACAGAATATGGTTCAGTAAATTTCAGAAGCAATGCGGTTGGTCCTTTCTTTTCCTGGACATCACTCAGCTGATTGGCATTGTTGTCCGTTAGAGCCAAAGGTGGTTCCTTTTTCTTCCGAGACCCGCGTGACGACGGTTTCTTGGTTGATGGACCAGACTCACTACTACGAATAGGGTTTTCCTGATCGTTATTTCCTTTCCTCTTCCTATTCTTGCGCGTTGATGGAGTCGGTTCTTTTTTTCCAGCAGCATGTAGCTCTTTAGGTACGGCCAGCTGACAGGAATTTCCGGGTGCCTGAGAAACATTATCCTTCTGTGTTGGGTTAGCTTCAAGATCAGTTTCTTCTTTCCCTTCGGTATTCTTCCCTGCTGCCTGTTCATCTGAGGTATTTTGGACTATCCTGTCAGTCCAATAAGAATCATTTGTATCTTCGAAGTCGAATGTCTCAGCGGAACCAACCATTTGTTCAGATTTCTTCCGTTGTTTCACTGAACCAGCAGAACTCAAGCTAATAAAATTCCGAAACTCAGAAAAGAAGCCACCGATAACAGTCAAAACACTGTGACCCTTCTTGTGATCTCGTGCAGCCAAACGGAGTTTTGATAACATATCTGGGCAAGAGTATTCCTTCAAAAACGTAACTCCTTTTTCTTGGAGATTTTCACTACCACCTTTGAGGATTGGAGGGCCACCGGTAAGCTGGCTCGAGATTCTACGTATGCATTCTCCAACCTTAAAAGATTGTGGAGCAGCCGAATCAACATCAGCATGATTACGGTCGTTAGTATCAGGCTTCGTCGTGGTCATCAAATCTGACAAGCTTTTCTCTTTTCTGTTATTAGGATGTGCACCATTTTCTGGGTTGTGTTTGCGTTTACGAGTTTGTGATTGCCTTGTCCTCTGCTCAACCTTGACCAATTTTTCAGCTCTCTCTTTCTCCTCTGAGATTACGTCAAAATCATCACATTCTAATAAACCATCTTCAAACACATGAAATTCAGGCAGTCGACAGATTCCCTTAGTGCGATAGAAAGCCAGTAACTGAGCCCGAGCAATTACAAGCTCAAGTCTATCACCGCCACCACATGGGTTCAGTGCTAATTCTTTAACATAACGGACAAGGTGAACCGGTTGAAAAGAGATACCACTCAGATTTTTGTCCAACCCATCTCTTGTCCTAGCTTCTTCCCGTATTCCAGGATTTTTTATACTCTGATATTTTACCTCGCTACAGATATCTTCTGGCGTGGAGGAGCATGCCATCCCAAATTCTACCCTTCTATGAATCTCATCCAAGGCACTATTAACTGCAATTCGAAATGCTTCCGTACTGTTCTGTCTCTCCATCTGCGAGAAGTGTGTACAGAAGGACTTCATTGCTGATGCCTCATTCCAAGCAAATGATTGATCCCCGAAATATGCTACCAAAAAGCTGTCTTTCTTATGATACTTCATAGCCTGTTCCGACGCATCAGAAGGATCAAATATTTGCCCAGGCCACCAAGGATGACTCCTCACTTTACCCCATACTAAGTCAGAAATAGAGAATTCGCCTTCTTTCTCTGCTGGTATCAGTTTGTACCTCGCAGTAGGTTCAGGCTTTAAGGCCTCTGGTTTTACAAGTTGTTGCCTCATGCTCTTTCTCTGTTCAAGGCCTGCAAAATTATCTCCAATCTCGTTATTGTTGCCTTCGAAGTTGTCAACATCCATGTTATCATTAGTTATTTCTTCATCTAAAACCAACACAGAGAAATCCATATCATCATGCATCTCATTAATTTCAGCTCCATTTTCTTGAGACACGTCTGGCAGCATTTCATCTCTCAAAACATGGTTTTCAATAACGCACCCCGAATCTGTATGCAAGCCCAACTAAGTATCAACAGataaatttaaatattttatcTCAGGATGATACTAACTATTAAAAGAGAATACACGCACCTGTGTGTTTAGACTCGTCAGGAAGTGAGCTTGGATCTCCGGTAGCATGAACCCCAGCATCGACAGGATATGAGTCCATATTTGCCACCCCATCTACCTGATGAGAAACCGGCTCGTCTACTAGGgcaacaatatcttgtttcccatCCTGCGTGGAAGTTTCATCCTCATGACAACGATTTGTACTTGCAGTACTGTGAAGTGCGACATCTTTATCCCCAGCAACAACTTGGGTCTCCGGAATTTGACGTTCAGTTTGCACCGTTGAAACCCCTCCTTCCACAATCTCAATTCCAGTATTCTGCGCCTCAACAGAACCATTTTCTTCAGTCTTGAAAGCATCTGAAGCCAGATCCTCATCTGCCACCGCCACATCATTCTGAGATTCTATGCCACCAACTGCCTGAGCTTCAACACTTTGATAATTCGCCAATGAAGATGGATTTCCAGCGAAAAGCTCCTCACAGTCCATCATTGCAACTTCACCTCCCTCAACAACTTGAACTTGCTCAACCACTGTTTCAGTAATTGTTACACTAGAATTTATTGTAACACGAACCCCCTCATCAAGATTCTCTATTATAGTGTGTGAATCAATTCTCTCAGTTTCACTTACCTGGGCAATATTCTCTGGCATATCAGCTTCCAAGTTTGCGCAACTGAGATTCCCATTTACCTGCACACCTTTCTGCTCTTCATCTTCTACAGAATTAACCACTGTTACCTGAACCTCCGGTTTCAAATTCCCATCTAACAAATGACCCACGGACTCAGTTACTCCAGTAGAATCTGGCTCAACCTCTACTGCAACACTAGCCCCATCATTTTGATTCTCTTGGATAGAACTCGATACCATTTCCTCGTTCTCGCCTTTTACCAAACCACCACTTTCCTTGTCACCATTTCCCCCATCTAAAACAGCTCCAGAGTTTCCACCCACTGTTTCAACTACTTGCTCAACCCCCTCCTGCTCTAGTTTCTCCATACCCACAGCTTGTTCAACCAATATCTCCTTAATCATCGACGACAACTTCGTCTTCCTTACTTCGATTCCAATTTTCCTTCCTTTATCTTTACACTGAACTAACTGTTCATTAAAATTCTCTTCCACAACACGATGAGAAGATGTACTTCTCTCAACAGTATTATCTAATTCCCCTACAGAATCCTGAACTTGATcggattgggtttcaactacagaaACACTAACCCTAACTGAAGATTCAGTAGAAACAGCCTCATTTTCTACAGTTTCTAGGTTTTCAGATGGGATAAGATTTGTAGACATGACATGAAACAAAAACCCTTCAATTCAATCGAAAAAACACAAAAAGATAGGATCGTTACTACAAAAATAagatgaaccctaattttattagcaactgagagagagagagagttcagACCTTACCAGAGAGAAACCCCTTCGTTTCTTTCTTCAGTTCTCTTTTCAGATCGTGTGCTAAATGAACATAGAGTGTCAATAGAATCAGCCCTAGGGCGCAATAATACTTCAGCTTACTCATCTTGAAATATGGGCCTTTAGATATTCCTAGGGAACTACTATTAATTGATGATGATTCTTGAATTTTAGGACTTGgatatttttttgttgttttggaaAGTTTGGACTGACTATTGAGACACTCTCTCGTCTCCCAATTTCTTTTTCCCTGCCCCTTGACTTGAGTAATCGATCCCCTGTGTTGATTCCTTTAGCTTGATGGGGTTTAGTGAGGAGGGGGAACTATGATTCAGATCAGTTAACATTAGCTGGATTCGTGTTTTATTCGGAAGGATTAAGAGGAAATCAGGAACTTTTCTTATCcatttttctctcttttgattTCATTATGTTCTTTTGACTTCACTTGACTATAGCCGGCAAACAGGCGGGCCGGGTTGGTTTGTTACGGGTTAACACGAGTTCAAGTTTGCGGGTCGTTATTCTTCACGGATGATCATTTGTTCAACCCTAACTTGTACCGGGTAATATTTGCGGGTTAGCTTGTATAATGAATATTGAAATTTAAAGCTTAATTAAGTTAATTTGTGACAAATTATAAGGATCAAAATCGTAAAATAATGTGAATTAATAATAATTTTGTTACAGAGCttatggcccatggatgtgcggtccaaccaCTTACCATTTTATATGTATATACTCTAACTATGTAATCTATGTAATAGGATTTACTAATCTCTCTAATACAATGGTTTTTCTCTTGTCTCTACATCTCCTTCCTTCACCCTTGATTCTCCTCAATCACGTTATAGGGCACGAGCTCTAACCTTGGCGTAaaatagaactttttgttacttaTCATCGATTTCTTTTTCATCTGTTAAAGGCTTGTTCTTCTTTGTGATTGGCGTGAGGGTATGTGTGATTGTACTATGGACTAATCTGTCTCATATACATCATATAATCAATTGAGTGGAAATCCTTGGAAGAAATTATGTCCGTTTGCATTCGCTTgtatgaaaagagaaaaaaagggtTCGTATGGATTCAATTTGATTTGATTCGTCTTATTAAATCTGTGTACTAATTTGTCCAATTTGATTTGATTCATCATATTAAATCTCTGTACTAATTTGTCCTATTAAATATCTGCCCATTTCTTCTGTTCGGTGGGAGGCGTTCCTGgatgagaaagataatcaaaGGATGAGAAAGAGAATCAAATCCCCTCTCCATTTTCATCCGTCACTGTCTGTTGTAGGGAAGGAGTAGAAAGAGCGTCCGCTCCATCCAATCCGGGGAGAACGAAGGGTTTCCGTAAACCCTGTCTGAACGCGGAGAAAGTGAAATTCCCCGATCCAACCCGGTCCCAATCCAGATCCCGATCCAACTCGGTGCCGATTCCGATCCAACTCGGTTTACTGGTTTCTGTCTGTCCTGTTCCAGCCTGATTTCTGCTTGTTCACGGTCAAGGTTATTCTGGTTTTGTGTATATGAAATGGGAACCGAAGTTTAAGGTATGTAACTATAACGCGGGCTTTTACGTCGAATGCTTGCTAGGCTAATTTATTTCTTTTCAGAGTATGCATAgttttgtttactttttcttaagataagtccacatTATATAAACGGTCAACTCTGTTGATCTTgaccattaagaattttggttttattgttattttgttctcttgaatatgatattggctatagtagaatgatgtttattttattttttttgtttaattggttgtaccaactcgattccaatgtattcattttgggtttagaagtacttgaacaccattggatacttgatatttttttccccaaatttgaatgttcggtgggatgtaatccacttgctggcatagTGAAATATGTGCAGAGGGACATATgtgtcatgagacaaagatgtacttttgtcttcggtagtaataacaccaacaCACAAATATCAACCAAATATGGGATCaactaaaatgtaattctagctcccatcataaataaaagagttagaaatgcacctggtcataggtgttggtatatataatgaaatgtgtgtatcatagtaacaaccaattttcacatcaaccttAATGGCAGCAAGAACTTTccctggccaattgactatcttattcaattgaactatatccaatgtctgcacttatggaataaaaacacgagacataaattctctaaagcacttgagatatattgggtgaaacgtaatatatatcactctaaagtacttgagttgaatcctacttttgaaagtaatcagggggagatgccgacatcagggggaggatccaaggatatgatgtcgacatattttattttgaaattgaatttgtgttgtactcttttttccttcgatcgagaatagtttttcccaaagggtttttt encodes the following:
- the LOC113310388 gene encoding arogenate dehydratase/prephenate dehydratase 2, chloroplastic-like, with protein sequence MATTTTTTVYRPSLSEKPISKISCFNQITRRTRNLFMNPSSLKKSDLGSVKASIQDDNDKKSSSNNLGGEAKKKAQALELQRIFEDSQSLPKPLSINDLSPSANGARLRVAYQGVPGAYSELAAGKAYPNCEAVPCEQFDVAFNAVERWIVDRAVLPIENSLGGSIHRNYDLLLRHNLHIVGEVRLSIRHCLLANYGVEIGNLSRVLSHPQALAQCENTLTKLGVAREAVDDTAGAAQFVAANKFRDVGAVASEGAAKIYGLNILRENIQDDTDNITRFLMLAREPIIPGTDRPFKTSIVFSLEEGPGMLFKALAVFAMRQINLTKIESRPQRKRPMRTSDDNSNGSQKYFDYLFYVDFEASMADPNSQNALGHLKEFATFLRVLGSYPTDTGTL
- the LOC113311662 gene encoding uncharacterized protein LOC113311662, yielding MSKLKYYCALGLILLTLYVHLAHDLKRELKKETKGFLSGFLFHVMSTNLIPSENLETVENEAVSTESSVRVSVSVVETQSDQVQDSVGELDNTVERSTSSHRVVEENFNEQLVQCKDKGRKIGIEVRKTKLSSMIKEILVEQAVGMEKLEQEGVEQVVETVGGNSGAVLDGGNGDKESGGLVKGENEEMVSSSIQENQNDGASVAVEVEPDSTGVTESVGHLLDGNLKPEVQVTVVNSVEDEEQKGVQVNGNLSCANLEADMPENIAQVSETERIDSHTIIENLDEGVRVTINSSVTITETVVEQVQVVEGGEVAMMDCEELFAGNPSSLANYQSVEAQAVGGIESQNDVAVADEDLASDAFKTEENGSVEAQNTGIEIVEGGVSTVQTERQIPETQVVAGDKDVALHSTASTNRCHEDETSTQDGKQDIVALVDEPVSHQVDGVANMDSYPVDAGVHATGDPSSLPDESKHTDSGCVIENHVLRDEMLPDVSQENGAEINEMHDDMDFSVLVLDEEITNDNMDVDNFEGNNNEIGDNFAGLEQRKSMRQQLVKPEALKPEPTARYKLIPAEKEGEFSISDLVWGKVRSHPWWPGQIFDPSDASEQAMKYHKKDSFLVAYFGDQSFAWNEASAMKSFCTHFSQMERQNSTEAFRIAVNSALDEIHRRVEFGMACSSTPEDICSEVKYQSIKNPGIREEARTRDGLDKNLSGISFQPVHLVRYVKELALNPCGGGDRLELVIARAQLLAFYRTKGICRLPEFHVFEDGLLECDDFDVISEEKERAEKLVKVEQRTRQSQTRKRKHNPENGAHPNNRKEKSLSDLMTTTKPDTNDRNHADVDSAAPQSFKVGECIRRISSQLTGGPPILKGGSENLQEKGVTFLKEYSCPDMLSKLRLAARDHKKGHSVLTVIGGFFSEFRNFISLSSAGSVKQRKKSEQMVGSAETFDFEDTNDSYWTDRIVQNTSDEQAAGKNTEGKEETDLEANPTQKDNVSQAPGNSCQLAVPKELHAAGKKEPTPSTRKNRKRKGNNDQENPIRSSESGPSTKKPSSRGSRKKKEPPLALTDNNANQLSDVQEKKGPTALLLKFTEPYSVPSATNLNKTFRRFGPLKESETQVVKDSNSAIVVFKAYNDAEVALSSAGKFSIFGPAVVSYELSCFPLPPSKVPVCDSTKGSDFLTLLEEASLCDTTQGGDNIKLLEEASLCDTTPGSDNVKVLEEAPFCDATQSSHDVLEEATFCDATQSSHGVLEEAPFFDAMQSSHDVLEEAPLCDTMQGSHDVELLEGNTT